A genomic window from Arthrobacter sp. FW305-BF8 includes:
- a CDS encoding GNAT family N-acetyltransferase — protein MSLDPGSAAIIQLAWARRLGLDDGAFARALETGERITRVDDSAHSVEFVRLFGSSALVGPQWALDAAAGISDEEMAQHVTLLTITRRHGGHGQGSAALFFADDLPLLQPAEDLTVSHGNPEAIELEGLCPPDDVNEVGLSDLENRYTIMHDDEGQRAPVACGAYSEWEGILANMGVLVAPGWRRRGLGSLAASVAAHEALASGLTLQWRTDVSNKGSLATARSLGFSTGGIQTSALLG, from the coding sequence ATGAGTCTTGACCCCGGATCCGCCGCCATCATCCAGCTTGCCTGGGCGCGCCGCCTGGGGCTCGACGACGGCGCGTTCGCCCGTGCGCTGGAAACCGGCGAGCGGATCACCAGGGTGGACGACTCCGCGCACTCGGTCGAATTCGTGCGGCTGTTCGGCAGCTCGGCCCTGGTGGGTCCGCAGTGGGCGCTGGACGCCGCGGCCGGAATCTCGGACGAGGAGATGGCCCAGCACGTTACCCTGCTGACCATCACCCGCCGGCACGGCGGACATGGCCAGGGCTCCGCCGCGCTCTTCTTTGCCGACGACCTGCCGCTGCTGCAGCCGGCGGAGGACCTGACGGTATCGCACGGCAACCCCGAGGCCATTGAGCTTGAAGGCCTGTGCCCGCCCGATGACGTGAACGAGGTGGGCCTGTCTGACCTCGAGAACCGGTACACCATCATGCACGACGACGAGGGGCAGCGCGCGCCGGTGGCCTGCGGCGCCTACTCGGAATGGGAAGGCATCCTGGCGAACATGGGGGTTCTCGTGGCCCCCGGGTGGCGCCGCCGCGGACTGGGATCGCTCGCGGCCTCCGTGGCTGCCCACGAAGCGCTGGCCTCCGGGCTGACGCTGCAGTGGCGCACCGACGTGAGCAACAAGGGCTCGCTGGCCACGGCACGCAGCCTGGGCTTTTCCACCGGCGGCATCCAAACCAGCGCGCTGCTCGGCTAG
- a CDS encoding helix-turn-helix domain-containing protein encodes MPQPPTSYSFEFKLALVERFLAGETAPDLAVEAGLSSPRVLQKWVRGYREEGADALRPKPKGRPRKSDAPPPPDTPEMERLRRENERLRAEVAYLGKLRALREQGRR; translated from the coding sequence ATGCCGCAGCCGCCAACGTCGTACTCATTCGAGTTCAAACTCGCCTTGGTGGAACGGTTCCTAGCGGGCGAGACCGCCCCGGACCTGGCAGTGGAAGCCGGCCTGTCCTCACCTCGCGTGCTGCAAAAGTGGGTACGGGGCTACCGGGAGGAGGGTGCTGATGCATTGCGGCCGAAGCCCAAAGGCAGGCCCCGTAAGTCCGACGCCCCGCCGCCGCCGGATACACCGGAGATGGAACGGTTACGCCGGGAGAACGAGCGGTTGCGGGCGGAGGTGGCCTATCTGGGAAAACTGCGGGCCTTGAGGGAACAGGGACGACGGTGA
- a CDS encoding pyridoxal phosphate-dependent aminotransferase has product MSAARVSQRISAIAESATLAVDAKAKALKAAGRPVIGFGAGEPDFPTPDYIVQAAIEAASQPKYHRYSPAGGLPELKKAIAEKTFRDSGYKADASQVLVTNGGKQAVYNTFATLVDPGDEVIVPTPFWTTYPEAIRLAGGVPVEVFAGPEQDYLVTVEQLEAAITDRTKILLFVSPSNPTGSVYSPEQVAEIGKWAAAKGLWVVTDEIYEHLTYDGVPFTSIATAAPELGDKVVILNGVAKTYAMTGWRVGWMIGPADVIKAATNLQSHATSNVSNIPQIAALAAVSGPLTAVDEMKVAFDRRRKAIVDGLNAIEGVECPTPKGAFYVYADVRALLGKEFPTANGTVRPETSAALAALILDEVEVAVVPGEAFGPSGFLRLSYALGDEDLATGVGRLQDFLGKAQ; this is encoded by the coding sequence ATGTCTGCCGCCCGCGTTTCCCAACGCATTTCCGCTATTGCCGAATCCGCCACCCTGGCTGTCGACGCCAAGGCCAAGGCGCTGAAGGCCGCGGGCCGGCCGGTGATTGGTTTCGGTGCGGGCGAGCCCGACTTCCCCACTCCGGACTACATCGTCCAGGCAGCCATCGAAGCCGCCAGCCAGCCGAAGTATCACCGCTACTCCCCCGCCGGCGGCCTGCCCGAACTGAAGAAGGCAATCGCCGAGAAGACGTTCCGGGACTCCGGCTACAAGGCGGACGCGTCCCAGGTACTGGTCACCAACGGCGGCAAGCAGGCCGTCTACAACACGTTCGCCACCCTCGTGGATCCGGGCGACGAAGTGATCGTGCCCACGCCGTTCTGGACCACCTACCCCGAGGCCATCCGCCTCGCCGGCGGCGTCCCGGTGGAGGTCTTTGCCGGCCCGGAGCAGGACTACCTGGTGACCGTGGAGCAGCTCGAAGCGGCTATCACGGACCGCACCAAGATCCTGCTGTTCGTGTCGCCGTCGAACCCCACCGGCTCCGTCTACTCGCCCGAGCAGGTCGCCGAAATCGGAAAGTGGGCCGCCGCCAAGGGCCTGTGGGTGGTCACCGACGAGATTTACGAGCACCTGACGTACGACGGCGTCCCCTTCACCTCCATCGCCACCGCCGCCCCCGAACTGGGCGACAAGGTTGTGATCCTCAACGGAGTGGCCAAGACCTATGCGATGACCGGCTGGCGCGTGGGCTGGATGATCGGACCGGCGGACGTCATCAAGGCAGCCACCAACCTGCAGTCGCACGCCACCTCAAACGTGTCCAACATCCCGCAGATCGCCGCCCTGGCAGCCGTCTCCGGTCCGCTCACGGCAGTGGACGAGATGAAGGTCGCCTTTGACCGCCGCCGGAAGGCCATCGTGGACGGGCTTAACGCGATCGAGGGCGTTGAATGCCCGACGCCGAAGGGCGCCTTTTACGTGTACGCGGACGTCCGCGCGCTGCTGGGCAAGGAATTCCCGACGGCGAACGGCACCGTCCGCCCGGAGACTTCGGCCGCGCTGGCCGCGTTGATCCTGGACGAGGTGGAGGTGGCCGTGGTTCCCGGCGAGGCCTTCGGCCCGTCCGGCTTCTTGCGCCTTTCCTACGCCCTGGGCGACGAGGACCTTGCCACCGGCGTAGGCCGCCTGCAGGACTTCCTCGGCAAGGCGCAGTAA
- a CDS encoding ATP-binding protein: MTTAPVRPPLVRSSDRVIAGVCSGLAVHLGWPVRMVRIGMVVAAFAGGAGLAFYGWLWIMVPTADENAKRNARRPVSPIAPAVSLPPAGLQPGQAPAPSFGTVPFPPSVPPPAGEYDAGTAFQLRAPAAAPGTGTWFRIRSMRYGKEILLGAGLLLVAAILIARLLGVEVPLGTLIPAAAILGGAAIAWMQLDETRRAGLVDKTKADQAGGWARLAAGLALVVAGVLVMVSGSGSWQQTWLALLASVAVLGGVALVLLPWGLKFWRDLETERAGRVRETERAEIAAHLHDSVLQTLALIQRRAGNEHDVVRLARAQERELRGWLFKDPARDAGQLSDRIKAAAAEVEDGLGNAVDVVTVGDTEMTERHEALVQASREAMLNAARHGGGPVSVYLEVSDGGAEVFVKDRGPGFELHNVPHDRLGVRESIIGRMKRHGGNAAINSGPDGTEVRLRLPADVADNGEGKS; encoded by the coding sequence ATGACCACAGCCCCTGTCCGCCCACCTCTGGTCCGCAGCAGCGACCGCGTGATCGCCGGCGTCTGCTCCGGCCTGGCGGTCCATCTTGGCTGGCCGGTGCGCATGGTCCGGATCGGCATGGTGGTGGCCGCTTTCGCCGGGGGTGCGGGGCTCGCCTTCTATGGATGGCTGTGGATCATGGTTCCCACCGCGGACGAGAACGCCAAGCGTAATGCCCGCCGCCCGGTGTCGCCCATTGCCCCCGCCGTGAGCCTGCCGCCCGCGGGTTTGCAGCCCGGCCAGGCCCCCGCCCCTTCATTCGGCACAGTTCCTTTTCCTCCGTCTGTCCCTCCGCCCGCAGGTGAGTACGACGCCGGCACCGCCTTCCAGCTCCGGGCGCCTGCCGCAGCTCCCGGGACCGGCACATGGTTCCGGATCCGGAGCATGCGCTACGGCAAGGAGATCCTGCTCGGCGCCGGGCTCCTGCTCGTCGCCGCTATCCTGATCGCCAGGCTGCTGGGCGTGGAAGTGCCCCTCGGGACGCTGATCCCCGCGGCTGCGATACTCGGCGGCGCCGCAATCGCGTGGATGCAGCTGGATGAAACCCGCCGCGCCGGACTGGTGGATAAGACCAAGGCGGACCAGGCCGGCGGCTGGGCGCGGCTGGCGGCGGGCCTGGCGCTCGTGGTGGCGGGGGTCCTGGTCATGGTCTCCGGGTCCGGCTCATGGCAGCAGACCTGGCTCGCGCTGCTTGCGTCCGTGGCCGTGCTGGGCGGCGTGGCGCTGGTGCTGCTGCCCTGGGGCCTGAAGTTCTGGCGCGACCTGGAGACCGAACGGGCTGGCCGCGTGCGGGAGACCGAGCGGGCCGAGATCGCCGCCCACCTGCACGACTCCGTGCTGCAGACCCTTGCCCTCATTCAGCGCCGAGCCGGCAACGAGCACGACGTCGTCCGCCTGGCCAGGGCGCAGGAGCGCGAGCTGCGAGGCTGGCTTTTCAAGGATCCGGCCCGCGACGCCGGCCAGCTCTCGGACCGGATCAAAGCGGCCGCCGCGGAGGTTGAGGACGGCCTCGGAAACGCCGTCGACGTCGTGACCGTGGGGGACACGGAGATGACCGAGCGCCACGAAGCGCTGGTCCAGGCCAGCCGCGAGGCCATGCTGAACGCCGCCCGCCACGGCGGCGGTCCCGTCTCTGTCTACCTGGAGGTGTCCGACGGCGGCGCGGAAGTCTTCGTCAAGGACCGTGGCCCGGGCTTTGAACTGCACAACGTCCCGCACGACAGGCTGGGCGTGCGCGAATCGATCATTGGCCGGATGAAACGGCACGGCGGCAACGCCGCAATCAACAGCGGTCCGGACGGCACGGAGGTGCGCCTCAGGCTGCCTGCGGACGTCGCGGACAACGGGGAAGGGAAGTCATGA
- a CDS encoding PspC domain-containing protein — MNSQNPNPNEGQQPGTPSEGNTGQEPEQPAAAEITGPDNAEAQNTAPENPAPENPTEPLFPSPAADEPPHTSAGATPPSGTHAGSAYGAPGYSAPAYGSPGYGRAAQPVNFFDWIRSHGVHRGRDRWIGGVSSGIAERMGIDPLIVRGIFIVLTLFAGIGVLLYGLGWALLPEPDGRIHTQEAGAGRWSTGMTGALITSIIGLTGMGGGFWGWGHDGFGFFWALFWIGGVIYLIYFLTQRNKNRSGAPMDATTVGRAAYGYTGNTPAAAAAGSSASPSATSQFQASAFAAGSHTPTQPYTVPPTPDAIPSYGSATSYGPTAPYSSTARYGGGTPPRRPAPVPTPAPKPRPSGPGAPAVAITAGLALLAGGTLKALDAGNLIDLGDSANAVVWAAGAAVLGLGILLAGMRGRTSGVLGFFAVVALIVGGVFSAVPNGDRFRFQNADWNPVSIEQARQGFQITGGHGTVDLTGLNLNPPLGTDVVIPLDATASNLTVVIPSTVPVDVRADMTLGNLNEGAGNRSGITSRQSSYNSDKPGARLILQIDGTVSNVTIQEGN, encoded by the coding sequence ATGAACTCGCAGAACCCCAACCCCAATGAAGGCCAGCAGCCGGGCACCCCGTCCGAGGGCAACACCGGCCAGGAACCGGAACAGCCGGCAGCGGCAGAAATTACCGGGCCGGACAACGCGGAAGCGCAAAACACCGCGCCGGAAAATCCTGCGCCGGAAAATCCCACGGAGCCGCTGTTCCCGTCTCCCGCCGCCGACGAACCTCCGCACACTTCCGCTGGAGCCACCCCTCCCTCCGGAACCCACGCCGGGTCCGCGTACGGTGCTCCCGGTTATAGCGCTCCCGCCTATGGCTCTCCCGGCTACGGCCGTGCCGCACAGCCGGTGAACTTCTTCGACTGGATCCGAAGCCACGGAGTACACCGGGGACGCGACCGGTGGATCGGCGGCGTCTCGAGCGGCATCGCTGAGAGGATGGGCATCGATCCCCTGATCGTGCGCGGCATCTTCATCGTGCTGACGCTGTTCGCAGGCATCGGCGTCCTGCTGTATGGCCTCGGCTGGGCACTGCTGCCGGAGCCGGATGGCCGGATCCACACCCAGGAGGCAGGCGCCGGCCGCTGGAGCACGGGCATGACGGGGGCGCTCATCACCTCAATCATCGGGCTCACCGGCATGGGCGGCGGCTTCTGGGGATGGGGCCACGACGGCTTCGGCTTCTTCTGGGCGCTGTTCTGGATCGGCGGTGTCATCTACCTCATCTACTTCCTGACCCAGCGCAACAAGAACCGAAGCGGAGCGCCAATGGACGCCACCACCGTCGGCCGGGCGGCCTACGGCTACACCGGCAACACACCCGCGGCTGCCGCAGCCGGATCTTCCGCGTCTCCGTCCGCTACGTCACAGTTCCAGGCGTCCGCCTTCGCTGCCGGAAGCCATACGCCCACCCAGCCGTACACGGTGCCGCCGACTCCGGACGCCATCCCGTCGTACGGCTCCGCCACCTCGTACGGCCCCACCGCCCCGTACAGCTCCACAGCCCGTTACGGGGGCGGCACTCCGCCCCGCCGGCCCGCTCCGGTCCCGACGCCGGCACCCAAGCCGCGGCCGAGCGGCCCGGGCGCTCCCGCCGTAGCCATCACCGCCGGACTGGCGCTGCTGGCGGGCGGCACGCTCAAGGCGCTCGACGCCGGCAACCTGATTGATCTCGGCGACTCGGCAAACGCCGTGGTCTGGGCAGCCGGCGCAGCGGTCCTTGGCCTAGGCATCCTACTGGCCGGGATGCGCGGCAGGACCTCGGGTGTGCTCGGGTTCTTCGCCGTGGTGGCGCTCATCGTCGGCGGCGTCTTCAGCGCAGTGCCCAACGGTGACCGGTTCCGCTTCCAGAACGCGGACTGGAACCCGGTCAGCATCGAACAGGCCCGCCAAGGCTTCCAGATCACCGGAGGCCACGGAACTGTGGACCTGACCGGCCTGAACCTGAACCCGCCCCTGGGCACCGACGTCGTAATTCCCCTCGACGCCACAGCAAGCAACCTGACGGTGGTCATTCCGAGCACAGTGCCGGTGGATGTCCGGGCCGACATGACCCTGGGCAACCTGAACGAGGGCGCGGGTAACCGAAGCGGCATCACCTCCCGGCAAAGCAGCTACAACTCGGACAAGCCGGGCGCCCGGCTGATCCTCCAGATCGACGGCACCGTGAGTAACGTAACCATCCAGGAAGGAAACTGA
- a CDS encoding LuxR C-terminal-related transcriptional regulator translates to MSTPAGTGAARRTVRVVIVDDHAIFRSGLKADLDPSVVVVGEAGTVEQAVEVIAAARPDVVLLDVHLPGGRGGGGREVISGSAALLATTRFLALSVSDAAEDVVAVIRAGARGYVTKTISGAEITDAVFRVAGGDAVFSPRLAGFVLDAFGTAPADIADDELDKLSARELEVMRLIARGYSYKEVAKELFISIKTVETHVSAVLRKLQLSSRHELTKWAAERRLL, encoded by the coding sequence ATGAGTACACCAGCAGGGACAGGCGCGGCGAGAAGAACCGTGCGGGTGGTGATCGTGGATGACCACGCGATTTTCAGGTCAGGTCTCAAAGCTGACCTGGACCCAAGCGTGGTGGTGGTTGGCGAGGCCGGCACCGTGGAACAGGCCGTCGAAGTTATTGCCGCAGCACGGCCCGACGTCGTGCTGCTGGACGTACACCTGCCCGGCGGCCGCGGCGGGGGAGGACGGGAGGTCATCAGCGGCTCCGCGGCACTCCTGGCAACCACGCGTTTTCTTGCCCTGAGCGTCTCCGACGCCGCCGAGGACGTGGTAGCCGTCATCCGCGCCGGAGCCCGCGGCTATGTTACGAAGACCATTTCCGGTGCGGAGATCACCGACGCCGTGTTCCGGGTTGCCGGCGGCGACGCCGTGTTCTCGCCGCGGCTGGCAGGCTTTGTCCTGGACGCGTTCGGCACCGCCCCGGCGGACATTGCCGACGACGAACTCGACAAGCTCTCCGCCCGGGAACTCGAGGTGATGCGGCTGATCGCCCGCGGCTACAGCTACAAGGAAGTGGCCAAGGAGCTCTTCATCTCGATCAAAACCGTGGAAACCCACGTCTCGGCCGTGCTGCGGAAGCTGCAGCTGTCCAGCCGCCACGAACTGACCAAGTGGGCCGCCGAGCGCCGCCTCCTCTAG
- a CDS encoding PspC domain-containing protein, giving the protein MEKFYSIVRGIGLKRGPQRWLGGVCGGIAEKLNVDVAFVRIAFLLFCLLPGPAVVFYLAAWLILPDQNDSIALESFLAKRGTGR; this is encoded by the coding sequence ATGGAAAAGTTCTACAGCATTGTCAGGGGCATTGGCCTGAAGCGCGGACCCCAGCGCTGGCTGGGCGGCGTGTGCGGCGGAATCGCCGAGAAGCTGAACGTGGACGTGGCATTCGTCCGGATCGCCTTTCTCCTCTTTTGCCTGCTGCCGGGCCCGGCCGTCGTGTTCTACCTCGCGGCATGGCTGATCCTGCCGGACCAGAACGACTCGATCGCGCTTGAGTCCTTCCTCGCAAAGCGCGGCACAGGCCGGTAG
- a CDS encoding DHA2 family efflux MFS transporter permease subunit: protein MENVSRPWPALWSLVIGFFMILIDTTIVSVANPRIMEGLDTDINAVIWVTSAYLLAYAVPLLITGRLGDRFGPKRLYLSGLVVFTLASLWCGLSGNVQMLIAARVLQGLGAALMTPQTMAVITRIFPPDRRGAAMGLWGATAGVATLVGPILGGVLVDGLGWEWIFFINVPIGIVGFILAWRLVPSLTTHPHKFDIPGVVLSAVGLFLLVFGIQEGETYNWGTITGPVTVWGLIISGLVVLVLFVVWQAVNKGEPLLPLGLFKDRNFSLANIGITTVGFTVTAFGLPLIFYYQMVRDMTPTQSALMMVPMALISGGLAPVVGRIIDRVNPKYITSTGLLLMAAALFWNSALMHPDTPVWLFLLPSAVLGFANAGIWAPLSSTATRNLPVRQAGAGAGVYNTTRQIGAVLGSAAIAVLMQARLAAELPAAPGASDGAGGEAGGFGGQLPPALHEGFATAMGQSIMLPAAVIVLGAAVALFFARPKAVQGWGGQQPAADQDAEATTR, encoded by the coding sequence TTGGAGAACGTCAGCAGGCCGTGGCCTGCACTCTGGTCCCTCGTCATCGGATTCTTCATGATCCTGATCGACACCACGATCGTTTCGGTGGCCAACCCGCGCATCATGGAGGGGCTGGACACGGACATCAACGCCGTCATCTGGGTCACCAGCGCCTATCTGTTGGCCTATGCGGTGCCGTTGCTGATCACCGGCAGGCTCGGTGACAGGTTCGGGCCCAAGCGGCTGTACCTGTCCGGCCTGGTGGTCTTCACCCTCGCCTCGCTGTGGTGCGGACTCTCCGGCAATGTGCAGATGCTGATCGCGGCGCGCGTTCTCCAGGGGCTGGGTGCAGCGCTGATGACGCCGCAGACCATGGCCGTGATCACGCGCATCTTCCCGCCGGACCGGCGCGGCGCCGCCATGGGTCTGTGGGGTGCCACTGCCGGCGTGGCCACGCTGGTGGGCCCGATTCTCGGCGGCGTGCTGGTGGACGGGCTTGGCTGGGAGTGGATCTTCTTCATCAACGTACCCATCGGGATCGTCGGCTTCATCCTCGCCTGGCGGCTGGTGCCGTCCCTGACCACCCACCCGCATAAGTTCGACATCCCCGGCGTGGTGCTCAGCGCCGTCGGGCTTTTCCTGCTTGTCTTTGGCATCCAGGAGGGCGAGACCTACAACTGGGGCACCATCACCGGTCCGGTCACGGTGTGGGGGCTGATCATCAGCGGCCTCGTTGTGCTGGTGCTTTTTGTCGTGTGGCAGGCGGTCAACAAGGGTGAGCCGCTGCTTCCGCTGGGTCTCTTCAAGGACCGAAATTTCTCGCTTGCCAACATCGGGATCACCACGGTGGGGTTCACCGTCACAGCTTTTGGGCTGCCGCTAATTTTCTATTACCAGATGGTGCGGGACATGACCCCGACGCAGTCGGCCCTGATGATGGTGCCGATGGCGCTGATTTCCGGCGGACTGGCGCCCGTTGTGGGGCGGATTATCGACAGGGTCAACCCCAAATACATCACATCCACCGGGCTGCTGCTCATGGCCGCGGCGCTGTTCTGGAATTCAGCCCTCATGCACCCGGACACCCCGGTGTGGCTGTTCCTGCTCCCCAGCGCGGTGCTTGGCTTCGCGAACGCAGGCATCTGGGCGCCCCTAAGTTCCACCGCCACCCGCAACCTGCCCGTGCGGCAGGCGGGGGCCGGGGCGGGCGTCTACAACACCACCCGGCAGATCGGCGCTGTCCTCGGCAGTGCCGCCATCGCCGTCCTCATGCAGGCCCGGCTCGCGGCGGAACTCCCGGCGGCACCGGGCGCATCCGACGGAGCCGGGGGTGAAGCCGGCGGCTTCGGCGGCCAGCTGCCTCCGGCCCTCCATGAGGGCTTCGCGACGGCGATGGGCCAGTCGATCATGTTGCCTGCAGCTGTGATCGTGCTCGGCGCAGCGGTGGCACTGTTCTTCGCCCGGCCCAAGGCAGTACAGGGCTGGGGCGGACAGCAGCCGGCCGCCGACCAGGACGCGGAGGCGACAACGCGCTAG
- a CDS encoding IS3 family transposase, producing MKVQAVISLKADYPLGVLLDVAGLARSTFFYHQARLQAPDPRASLKTTITEIFNDSQARYGHRRIHTELLKKGWTVAKKTVLKLMRVLGLVCKVRRRKRYNSYQGEQGRIAPNLLNREFDATAPNQKWVTDVTEFSVGGRKLYFSPIMDLFDRQIISYAIGSSPNLELTNASLRDALATLEDGQKPLVHSDQGVQYQHISWRTLLKEAGAVQSMSRKGNCYDNAVMENFFGHLKEELFHHVRFLSPGALATALHEYIRWYNTDRISTKLNGLSPIQYRSQALAA from the coding sequence GTGAAGGTCCAGGCCGTCATCTCCCTCAAGGCTGATTATCCGCTGGGCGTCCTGCTGGACGTCGCCGGGCTTGCCCGGTCCACGTTCTTCTATCACCAGGCCCGCCTCCAGGCCCCCGATCCGCGGGCGTCGCTCAAGACCACGATCACCGAGATTTTCAACGACAGCCAGGCCCGGTACGGGCACCGGCGCATTCACACAGAGCTGCTCAAGAAAGGGTGGACGGTCGCGAAGAAGACCGTTCTGAAGCTGATGCGTGTCCTGGGGCTGGTCTGCAAGGTCCGGCGGAGGAAGCGCTACAACTCCTACCAGGGCGAGCAGGGCAGGATCGCCCCGAACCTGCTGAACCGGGAGTTCGACGCCACCGCCCCGAACCAGAAGTGGGTTACCGACGTGACAGAGTTCAGCGTCGGAGGCCGAAAGCTTTACTTCTCCCCGATCATGGACCTCTTCGACCGGCAGATCATCTCCTACGCCATCGGCTCGTCCCCGAACCTGGAGCTGACCAACGCGTCGCTGCGCGACGCCTTGGCCACGCTCGAGGACGGGCAGAAACCGCTGGTGCACTCGGACCAGGGCGTCCAGTACCAGCACATCTCCTGGCGCACTCTCCTCAAGGAAGCCGGCGCGGTCCAATCAATGTCCCGCAAGGGCAACTGCTACGACAACGCCGTGATGGAGAACTTCTTCGGCCACCTCAAGGAAGAACTCTTCCACCACGTCCGGTTCCTCAGCCCCGGCGCCCTGGCAACAGCACTGCACGAGTACATCCGCTGGTACAACACCGACAGAATCTCAACGAAGCTCAACGGCCTGAGCCCGATACAATACCGAAGCCAGGCCCTTGCAGCCTAG
- a CDS encoding ankyrin repeat domain-containing protein, translating to MTDSTAPGDQAQQQPDEETLALAHTLFDAARNGETELLRSYLNAGAPATLTNSAGDSLLMLAAYHGFAETVQLILHHGGDANGANDRGQTPLAGAVFKGYSDVARVLLDAGADPDAGTPSARAAAQMFARTDILELLG from the coding sequence ATGACAGACTCCACCGCGCCCGGAGACCAGGCTCAGCAGCAGCCGGATGAGGAAACCCTCGCCCTGGCGCACACCCTCTTCGACGCCGCCCGCAACGGCGAGACGGAGCTGCTGCGCAGCTACCTCAACGCCGGCGCCCCGGCCACGCTGACCAACTCCGCGGGCGACTCGCTGCTCATGCTCGCCGCCTACCACGGCTTTGCCGAGACCGTGCAGCTGATCCTCCACCACGGCGGTGACGCCAACGGAGCCAACGACCGCGGACAGACACCGCTGGCCGGCGCCGTCTTCAAGGGCTACTCGGACGTCGCCCGGGTGCTGCTTGACGCCGGAGCAGATCCCGACGCCGGCACCCCCTCCGCGCGTGCCGCCGCCCAGATGTTCGCCCGGACCGACATCCTGGAATTGCTGGGCTGA
- a CDS encoding 6-phosphofructokinase has protein sequence MKIGILTSGGDCPGLNAVIRGAVLKGIAIHGHEFVGFLDGWRGVVEGDIIPIPRTLVRGIAKQGGTILGTSRTNPFENGGGPDVIKAHMDRLGIDAIIAIGGEGTLAAAKRLTDAGLKIVGVPKTVDNDLDATDYTFGFDTAVQIATEAIDRLRTTGESHHRCMIAEVMGRHVGWIALHAGMASGAHAILIPEQKTSIEQITKWVTEAHDRGRAPLVVVAEGFVPEHMESPHSERGLDTFGRPRLGGIADQLAPEIEARTGIETRATILGHIQRGGVPSAFDRVLATRLGMAAVDSVVEGRWGTMVSLSGTDIDHVGFEAALGKLKTVPQHRYDEAAVLFG, from the coding sequence ATGAAAATCGGAATCCTCACCAGCGGCGGCGACTGCCCCGGACTTAACGCGGTTATCCGCGGCGCTGTCCTCAAGGGCATTGCCATCCACGGCCACGAATTCGTGGGGTTCCTCGACGGTTGGCGCGGAGTGGTTGAGGGTGACATCATCCCTATTCCCCGTACTCTTGTCCGCGGTATTGCCAAGCAGGGCGGCACCATTCTGGGCACCTCCCGCACCAACCCGTTCGAGAACGGCGGCGGACCGGACGTCATCAAGGCCCACATGGACCGGCTGGGAATCGACGCCATCATCGCCATCGGCGGCGAGGGAACCCTTGCGGCCGCAAAACGCCTCACCGACGCCGGCCTGAAGATCGTCGGCGTTCCCAAGACCGTTGACAACGACCTCGACGCCACGGACTACACCTTCGGTTTCGACACCGCCGTCCAGATTGCCACCGAGGCCATCGACCGGCTGCGGACCACCGGCGAATCCCACCACCGCTGCATGATCGCCGAGGTCATGGGCCGCCACGTCGGCTGGATCGCCCTGCACGCAGGCATGGCCTCGGGCGCCCACGCCATCCTGATTCCGGAGCAGAAGACCAGCATCGAGCAGATCACCAAATGGGTGACCGAGGCCCATGACCGTGGTCGTGCGCCGCTGGTGGTGGTGGCCGAGGGATTCGTGCCGGAGCACATGGAATCGCCGCACTCCGAACGCGGGCTGGACACTTTCGGCCGGCCGCGGCTGGGCGGGATCGCCGACCAGCTGGCCCCGGAAATCGAAGCCAGGACCGGCATCGAGACCCGCGCCACTATCCTGGGCCACATCCAGCGCGGCGGCGTCCCGTCCGCTTTCGACCGCGTCCTGGCCACCCGGCTGGGCATGGCCGCCGTCGACTCCGTGGTCGAAGGGCGCTGGGGCACCATGGTGTCGCTGAGCGGCACCGACATTGACCATGTGGGCTTCGAAGCCGCGCTGGGCAAGCTCAAGACCGTCCCGCAGCACCGCTACGACGAGGCCGCGGTCCTGTTCGGCTAA